The following proteins are encoded in a genomic region of Betaproteobacteria bacterium:
- a CDS encoding glutathione S-transferase family protein, which produces MAEYTLYCFAESGNSYKAALMLALTGADWAPEWVDYFGGQTRSASFRHDVSEIGEVPVLNHGGELISQSGVILDYLAERTGMFGARNAAHRREIWRWILFDNHKFTSYFATLRFLAGLQKAGDPAVIAFLRQRVEASRVIVENHLAGQPFLAGDEPTIADISAVGYLYYPEHAGVELDATPNIEAWTQRIASLPGWRPPYELMPRGPVASR; this is translated from the coding sequence ATGGCCGAATACACGCTGTACTGCTTTGCCGAATCCGGCAATTCGTACAAGGCCGCGCTGATGCTCGCGCTCACGGGCGCCGACTGGGCGCCCGAGTGGGTCGACTACTTCGGCGGCCAGACGCGCAGCGCATCCTTTCGCCACGACGTGAGCGAAATCGGCGAGGTCCCGGTACTGAATCACGGCGGCGAACTGATCTCGCAGTCGGGCGTGATCCTCGACTACCTCGCCGAACGCACCGGAATGTTCGGTGCGCGCAACGCCGCGCACAGGCGGGAAATCTGGCGCTGGATCCTGTTCGACAACCACAAGTTCACCTCCTACTTCGCGACCCTGCGTTTTCTCGCAGGCTTGCAGAAGGCGGGCGACCCGGCGGTCATCGCCTTCCTGCGTCAGCGCGTGGAGGCGAGCCGTGTCATCGTCGAGAACCATCTCGCCGGACAGCCGTTCCTGGCCGGAGACGAGCCGACGATCGCCGACATCTCCGCCGTGGGCTACCTCTACTATCCCGAGCACGCGGGCGTCGAACTGGACGCCACGCCGAACATCGAGGCCTGGACGCAGCGCATCGCGAGCCTGCCGGGGTGGCGGCCGCCGTACGAACTGATGCCTCGCGGTCCCGTGGCAAGCCGTTGA
- a CDS encoding antibiotic biosynthesis monooxygenase: MIAVIFEVWPAEGRMQEYLDLAAALKAELEHAEGFISIERYSSLTTPGKYVSLSYWRDEAAVRDWRNRAGHRMAQAKGRAGVFADYRLRVAAVVRDYGMEERAEAPQDSVAIHG, encoded by the coding sequence ATGATCGCCGTCATCTTCGAAGTCTGGCCCGCCGAGGGGCGGATGCAGGAGTACCTGGACCTGGCTGCCGCGCTGAAGGCCGAACTGGAGCACGCGGAGGGCTTCATCTCCATCGAGCGGTACTCCAGCCTCACCACGCCCGGCAAGTACGTGTCCCTGTCGTACTGGCGCGACGAAGCCGCCGTACGCGACTGGCGCAACCGGGCTGGTCACCGCATGGCCCAGGCCAAGGGCAGGGCAGGCGTGTTCGCCGACTATCGCCTGCGCGTGGCGGCCGTCGTCCGCGACTACGGCATGGAGGAGCGCGCCGAGGCCCCGCAGGACAGCGTCGCCATTCACGGGTGA
- a CDS encoding AAA family ATPase, with translation MLSCIAVAGYRSLRELVVPLAQLNVVTGANGSGKSNLYRALRLLADAAQGRVVTSLAREGGLESVLWAGPEAISKAMRRGDQPVQGTPRSKPVSLRFGFGSDEFGYAIDLGLPTPSLSAFSHDPEIKRECLWNGPWMRPSGVLVERHGGVVKVRTEGQWSVVAQHIATFDSMMTHGVDPRLAPEMLLLREQMRRWRFYDHFRSDQDAPARIPQIGTHTPVLGHDGADLAAAVQTIREIGDTEALDAAVEDAFPGASVSVHGSAGRFELRMRQHGLLRPLTAAEVSDGTLRYLLLIAALLSPRPPGLLVLNEPETSLHPDLLPALGRLIVRSANRAQVIVVSHSPRLIAALRDAPGCNELTLEKELSETRLAGADDLELPAWHWPAR, from the coding sequence ATGCTGAGCTGCATCGCCGTTGCCGGGTATCGCTCGTTGCGCGAACTGGTGGTCCCCCTCGCGCAGTTGAACGTGGTCACGGGTGCCAACGGCAGCGGCAAGTCCAATCTCTACCGGGCGTTGCGGCTCCTGGCCGACGCGGCGCAGGGCAGGGTGGTGACATCGCTCGCTCGCGAGGGCGGACTCGAGTCGGTGCTGTGGGCGGGGCCGGAAGCCATTTCGAAAGCCATGCGGCGCGGCGATCAGCCGGTGCAGGGCACGCCGCGCAGCAAGCCCGTGAGCCTGCGTTTCGGGTTCGGCAGCGACGAGTTCGGTTACGCCATCGACCTCGGCCTGCCGACGCCCTCGCTGTCCGCCTTCTCGCACGACCCCGAGATCAAGCGCGAGTGTCTGTGGAACGGACCCTGGATGCGGCCGTCCGGCGTGCTGGTGGAACGGCACGGGGGCGTGGTGAAAGTGCGCACGGAGGGTCAATGGTCCGTCGTCGCGCAGCACATTGCCACGTTCGACAGCATGATGACCCACGGCGTCGATCCGCGGCTCGCGCCCGAGATGCTGCTGTTGCGCGAGCAGATGCGCCGCTGGCGGTTCTACGATCACTTCCGCTCGGACCAGGACGCTCCGGCGCGCATCCCGCAGATCGGCACTCACACGCCGGTGCTCGGTCACGACGGCGCCGATCTGGCCGCCGCCGTCCAGACCATCCGGGAAATCGGCGACACGGAAGCGCTGGACGCCGCGGTCGAGGACGCCTTTCCGGGTGCGAGCGTGTCGGTGCATGGCTCGGCCGGCCGCTTCGAACTGCGCATGCGCCAGCACGGCCTGTTGCGGCCGCTGACGGCCGCGGAGGTATCCGACGGAACGTTGCGCTATCTGCTGCTCATCGCCGCACTCCTGAGCCCGCGTCCCCCCGGGTTGCTGGTGCTGAACGAACCGGAGACGAGCCTGCATCCCGATCTTCTGCCCGCGCTGGGCAGACTCATCGTTCGGTCGGCGAACCGCGCTCAGGTGATCGTCGTGTCTCACTCCCCGCGGCTCATCGCTGCCCTGCGCGATGCCCCCGGTTGCAACGAACTCACGCTGGAGAAGGAGCTGAGCGAGACACGGCTCGCGGGTGCCGACGACCTGGAACTGCCGGCGTGGCATTGGCCGGCCAGGTGA
- a CDS encoding CopG family transcriptional regulator: MENKTARLTILIDPVKKKAFEQLCASQDLTPSQVVRQLIRDYLERNGVDYATRSRKPPR; encoded by the coding sequence ATGGAAAACAAGACTGCTCGACTCACCATCCTCATCGACCCGGTGAAGAAGAAGGCGTTCGAGCAACTCTGCGCGTCCCAGGACCTCACGCCCTCGCAAGTGGTGCGGCAGCTCATCCGCGACTATCTCGAGCGCAACGGCGTGGATTACGCGACGCGCTCCCGCAAGCCCCCCCGCTGA
- a CDS encoding cytochrome P460 family protein — MKLNWLVGALGAAIAVSALAEDTGIAFPDGYRNWFHHRSTVNMTGHQPEGNVGLQHVYANPAALEGLRTGKFADGATFVVDRFKYEDAGNNSLAQGSRKVIAVMVRNSARYPETGGWGFEAFKGGDPSQRVVKDGGKACFACHVPHADNHYLFSKNDKP, encoded by the coding sequence ATGAAGCTCAACTGGCTGGTGGGCGCGCTCGGCGCCGCCATTGCAGTTTCCGCCCTGGCGGAAGATACGGGAATCGCATTCCCGGACGGATACCGGAATTGGTTTCACCACCGGTCCACCGTCAACATGACCGGGCATCAGCCCGAGGGCAATGTCGGACTACAGCATGTCTATGCGAATCCCGCCGCACTGGAGGGATTGCGCACGGGCAAGTTCGCGGATGGAGCGACCTTCGTCGTCGACCGCTTCAAGTACGAAGACGCCGGAAACAACAGCCTGGCCCAGGGTTCACGCAAGGTCATCGCCGTGATGGTGCGCAACTCGGCCCGGTACCCCGAGACGGGCGGATGGGGATTCGAGGCATTCAAGGGCGGCGATCCGTCACAGCGCGTCGTCAAGGACGGAGGCAAGGCCTGTTTCGCGTGTCACGTCCCGCATGCCGACAACCACTACCTGTTCTCGAAGAACGACAAGCCCTGA
- a CDS encoding STAS domain-containing protein has protein sequence MIALKEAWDAGLLRRNHWLPNIVSGVIVGVVALPLAMAFAIASGAKPEQGLYTAIIAGFLVSALGGSRLQIAGPTGAFIVILAGITARHGIDGLQIATLMAGIMLLAMGLAKMGAVIKFIPAPVIVGFTAGIGVIIWVGQWSYFFGLPKVAGEHFHEKLWHLIQVFPQLHVTTTALAVGSLLIVILSPRVPGLRRVPGPLVAMVVATALQSFLHFDGVTTIGSAFGGIPQGLPTFSPPEITLARIVELIGPAFTVAMLGAIESLLSAVVADGMAGTKHDSNQELVGQGVANIAAPLFGGFAATGAIARTATNVRNGGTGPLAGMTHAVTLVLVILFLAPLAENVPLAALAAILFVVAYNMSELKHFAHMVRRAPRADVAILLITFGLTVFADLVVAVNIGVILATLQFLRRMAASVEVQPLGDQEIAQELDRVGMTELPPGVLVYGIDGPFFFGAVEQFERALAQTHTDPRVLVIRLRRVPFMDITGLQTLEEVADKLRKRGVRVFLCEANARVRAKLERAGVLEALGEGSYAEEFSECLRRSAASAGRKDLPAGEQA, from the coding sequence ATGATCGCGCTGAAGGAAGCCTGGGACGCAGGGCTCTTGCGTCGCAACCACTGGTTGCCGAACATCGTCTCGGGCGTGATCGTGGGCGTGGTGGCGTTGCCGCTTGCCATGGCGTTCGCCATCGCCAGCGGGGCCAAGCCCGAACAAGGCCTCTACACGGCCATCATCGCGGGCTTTCTCGTGTCGGCCCTGGGCGGCAGCCGCCTGCAGATCGCCGGGCCCACCGGCGCATTCATCGTGATCCTCGCGGGCATCACGGCCAGGCACGGAATCGACGGTCTGCAGATTGCCACGCTGATGGCGGGCATCATGCTGCTGGCCATGGGGCTCGCCAAGATGGGCGCGGTGATCAAGTTCATTCCTGCGCCGGTGATCGTGGGCTTCACCGCCGGCATCGGCGTGATCATCTGGGTGGGGCAGTGGAGCTACTTCTTCGGCCTGCCCAAGGTCGCCGGCGAGCACTTTCACGAAAAGCTCTGGCACCTGATCCAGGTCTTCCCGCAGCTGCATGTCACGACGACGGCTCTCGCGGTGGGCAGCCTGCTCATCGTGATCCTGTCGCCCCGGGTGCCGGGCCTGCGCCGGGTCCCCGGGCCGCTCGTGGCCATGGTGGTGGCGACCGCGCTCCAGTCCTTCCTCCACTTCGACGGCGTCACGACCATCGGCAGCGCGTTCGGCGGCATTCCCCAGGGTCTGCCCACGTTCTCGCCGCCCGAGATCACGCTCGCGCGCATCGTCGAACTGATCGGACCCGCCTTCACCGTCGCCATGCTGGGCGCCATCGAGTCCCTGCTGTCCGCCGTGGTGGCCGACGGCATGGCCGGGACCAAGCACGATTCCAATCAGGAACTCGTCGGGCAGGGTGTGGCCAACATCGCCGCTCCGCTGTTCGGCGGCTTCGCCGCGACCGGCGCCATCGCGCGAACGGCCACCAATGTGCGCAATGGAGGCACCGGTCCCCTCGCGGGCATGACCCACGCGGTGACGCTGGTGCTGGTGATCCTGTTCCTGGCGCCGCTGGCGGAGAACGTGCCTCTCGCGGCGCTCGCCGCCATCCTGTTCGTGGTGGCCTACAACATGAGCGAGCTGAAGCACTTCGCCCACATGGTGCGCCGCGCGCCGCGGGCGGACGTGGCGATTCTCCTCATCACCTTCGGGCTCACCGTCTTCGCGGATCTGGTCGTTGCCGTCAACATCGGGGTGATCCTGGCGACGTTGCAGTTCCTGCGGCGCATGGCGGCTTCCGTCGAGGTGCAGCCCCTCGGCGATCAGGAGATCGCGCAGGAACTCGACCGGGTGGGCATGACGGAGCTGCCGCCCGGCGTACTGGTCTACGGCATCGACGGCCCCTTCTTCTTCGGCGCGGTGGAGCAGTTCGAGAGGGCGCTCGCGCAGACCCACACGGATCCCCGGGTGCTGGTGATCCGTCTTCGGCGCGTCCCGTTCATGGACATCACGGGTCTCCAGACGCTGGAGGAAGTCGCCGACAAGTTGCGAAAGCGCGGCGTGCGCGTCTTTCTGTGCGAAGCGAATGCCCGGGTGAGGGCGAAGCTGGAGCGCGCCGGCGTGCTGGAGGCGCTGGGAGAAGGCAGCTATGCGGAGGAGTTCTCGGAGTGCCTTCGGCGTTCCGCCGCCTCCGCGGGCCGCAAGGATCTGCCGGCAGGTGAGCAGGCCTGA
- a CDS encoding spermidine synthase: protein MEEPAAATHRGERTAAAESGYLSMSAAVLGEHGMVRLREPLDAKLFDLAVRLLDGTYPKPFVIDHEGMRRLHFSLAHIQSEMRIAEPDALCAAYTQAMMTFVLLRPRPRHVMLMGLGGGSLAKTCHRHLPGAALTAVEMDADVIGFRDLFCIPPDDSRWRVERAEAHEYLIAARPRTDVILLDVYDSKGLSASADNAGFYRDLRGALRPGGLLVANVLGSSDQGDAHLALIGEAFDARPWILEVRDEDNRIAFAFADPPGRVDWPAARHRALEWSGRLGFDLAAYADQLRRRWASREEAQD from the coding sequence ATGGAAGAACCGGCCGCCGCGACGCATCGAGGCGAGCGAACCGCGGCTGCCGAATCGGGCTACCTCAGCATGTCGGCCGCGGTTCTGGGCGAGCACGGCATGGTCCGCCTGCGGGAACCCCTCGACGCGAAGCTGTTCGATCTCGCCGTCAGGCTGCTGGATGGCACGTATCCGAAGCCCTTCGTGATCGATCACGAAGGCATGCGCAGGCTGCACTTCAGCCTTGCGCACATCCAGAGCGAGATGCGCATCGCGGAGCCGGATGCGCTCTGCGCGGCCTACACCCAGGCCATGATGACCTTCGTCCTCCTCCGGCCCCGGCCCCGCCACGTGATGCTGATGGGGCTCGGCGGCGGCTCGCTGGCGAAGACCTGTCACCGCCATCTGCCGGGCGCTGCGCTGACGGCGGTGGAGATGGACGCCGACGTGATCGGATTCCGTGACCTGTTCTGCATTCCGCCGGACGATTCGCGCTGGCGGGTCGAACGAGCCGAGGCCCATGAATATCTCATCGCCGCCAGACCCCGGACGGACGTCATCCTCCTGGACGTGTACGACAGCAAGGGCCTCTCCGCCAGCGCGGACAATGCCGGCTTCTATCGCGATCTCCGCGGCGCCTTGCGGCCCGGCGGACTCCTGGTCGCGAATGTGCTCGGCTCGAGCGACCAGGGCGATGCGCATCTTGCGCTGATCGGCGAGGCGTTCGACGCGAGGCCCTGGATTCTCGAGGTCCGGGACGAAGACAACCGCATCGCCTTCGCGTTCGCCGATCCGCCCGGGCGCGTCGATTGGCCGGCGGCGCGTCACCGGGCGCTGGAGTGGTCGGGACGCCTGGGCTTCGACCTTGCCGCTTACGCTGATCAGCTCCGGCGCCGCTGGGCCTCCCGCGAGGAGGCCCAGGACTGA
- the msrA gene encoding peptide-methionine (S)-S-oxide reductase MsrA has translation MKILLWGTTFIGGVVLAAAAFFHADIVAKESAPKPPSTATAVFAGGCFWCVEADFEKLPGVLSAESGYAGGQTRDPTYQQVSAGGTGHAEAVRVYYDPTKVTYDQLLDHFWHHVDPTVKDRQFCDSGSQSRTAIFYQDDTQKRAAEASKAALEKSGRFTQIFTEVAPAGTFYVAEEYHQDYYRKNPIRYKFYRTSCGRDARVAEVWQEKR, from the coding sequence ATGAAGATCCTGCTCTGGGGCACCACGTTCATCGGCGGGGTCGTGCTGGCGGCGGCTGCCTTCTTCCACGCGGACATCGTCGCGAAGGAGTCCGCACCCAAGCCGCCTTCCACCGCGACGGCCGTCTTCGCCGGCGGCTGCTTCTGGTGCGTGGAAGCGGACTTCGAGAAGCTGCCCGGCGTGTTGTCGGCCGAGTCGGGCTATGCGGGCGGGCAGACGCGCGACCCCACGTACCAGCAGGTGAGCGCGGGCGGCACGGGCCATGCGGAGGCAGTGCGCGTCTACTACGACCCGACGAAGGTCACGTACGACCAGCTGCTCGATCACTTCTGGCATCACGTGGATCCGACCGTGAAGGACCGTCAGTTCTGCGACTCGGGCAGCCAGTCCCGCACGGCGATCTTCTACCAGGACGACACCCAGAAGCGTGCCGCAGAAGCGAGCAAGGCGGCGCTGGAGAAGAGCGGCCGGTTCACGCAGATCTTCACGGAAGTCGCTCCCGCCGGAACGTTCTACGTGGCCGAGGAGTATCACCAGGACTACTACCGGAAGAATCCGATCCGCTACAAGTTCTACCGGACTTCGTGCGGCCGGGACGCCCGCGTGGCCGAGGTGTGGCAGGAGAAGCGCTGA
- a CDS encoding MFS transporter codes for MQSPLSPERRSQVLKKVSWRLLPLVVASYLVAYIDRTNVSFAALTMNPDLGLSAYMYGWGAGIFPGIIFYLTFWFPAEYRGRAISVLYIAVPMSNALASMISGVILQMDGIWGLKGWQWIFIIEAMPAVLLGFVVMKYMTDRPREAAWLEPEEREWLESELQAERDHVERHGMLTMFQTMKDPRVLALSIIYLTNVTASYGIVFFMPQMVKSLGLSNLATGFVTAIPYTIGIIGLIAWGYSSDRLRERRKHLIAATAVAAVGYFAAGWLSSSYWTVAAMSIVTLGVYGCRPTFWPMPSLFLTGAAAAAGMAFINSIGNLGGYFGPFVVGWIKDSTHSFEMALYFLGACTFLSVVVTYLSVRATSPAAGPATGTGEAVTAARS; via the coding sequence ATGCAGTCGCCATTGTCGCCCGAACGCCGCAGCCAGGTGTTGAAGAAAGTCTCCTGGCGCCTGCTGCCGCTCGTGGTGGCGAGCTATCTCGTGGCGTACATCGACCGCACGAACGTCTCGTTCGCGGCGCTCACGATGAACCCGGACCTGGGTCTTTCCGCCTACATGTACGGCTGGGGCGCGGGCATCTTCCCCGGTATCATCTTCTATCTCACCTTCTGGTTTCCGGCGGAGTACCGCGGGCGGGCGATTTCGGTCCTGTACATCGCCGTGCCCATGTCCAACGCGCTCGCGTCGATGATCTCCGGCGTCATCCTGCAGATGGACGGCATCTGGGGTCTCAAGGGCTGGCAGTGGATCTTCATCATAGAAGCCATGCCGGCGGTGCTCCTGGGGTTCGTGGTGATGAAGTACATGACCGACCGCCCCCGCGAAGCCGCATGGCTGGAACCCGAGGAACGCGAGTGGCTGGAATCCGAACTGCAGGCCGAACGGGATCATGTGGAACGGCACGGCATGCTCACCATGTTCCAGACGATGAAGGACCCGAGAGTGCTGGCGCTGTCCATCATCTATCTCACCAACGTCACGGCGAGCTACGGCATCGTGTTCTTCATGCCGCAGATGGTGAAGTCCCTGGGGCTCTCCAACCTCGCCACGGGCTTCGTCACGGCCATTCCGTACACCATCGGCATCATCGGGCTCATCGCCTGGGGCTATTCCTCGGACCGGCTGCGCGAACGCCGCAAGCACCTGATCGCCGCGACGGCCGTGGCTGCCGTCGGCTACTTCGCGGCCGGCTGGCTGAGTTCGTCCTACTGGACCGTGGCCGCCATGTCGATCGTGACTCTGGGCGTCTATGGCTGCCGTCCGACCTTCTGGCCCATGCCGTCCCTGTTCCTCACGGGTGCCGCTGCCGCCGCCGGCATGGCGTTCATCAACTCCATCGGAAATCTCGGCGGGTACTTCGGGCCGTTCGTGGTGGGCTGGATCAAGGACAGCACGCACAGCTTCGAGATGGCCCTGTACTTCCTTGGCGCCTGCACGTTCCTTTCGGTGGTGGTCACCTATCTGTCCGTGCGGGCGACGTCCCCTGCAGCCGGTCCGGCCACGGGAACGGGCGAGGCGGTCACGGCGGCACGAAGCTGA
- a CDS encoding MFS transporter, which yields MINYLDRTVLGIAAPSLTQELGLTAAVMGIVFSAFSWTYAAAQIPGGVFLDRFGARLTYFLSVGLWSVFTLLQGLATGLGSLLAFRFGLGVTEAPCFPTNSRVVSTWFPQHERARATGVYTVGEYLGLACFSPLLFWLMGQYGWRSLFLATGVAGIVFAFVWWFRYREPHESRTVNQAELDYIAKGGGLMAPGAAAGSGFSWARVRALLRQRQIVGACLGQFGGNSTLVFFLTWFPTYLATERHMGWIKIGFFAVMPFLAAAVGVMFGGWVSDALLQRTGSANVARKAPIIAGLLGASTIILANYAQSDTLVIAILSVAFFAQGMTGLGWTLISDIAPKNLMGLTGGIFNFAANLAGIVTPLVIGFIVAGTGSFHFALAYVGAVALVGALSYIFILGDVKRLEVD from the coding sequence ATGATCAACTACCTCGACCGCACGGTGCTGGGGATCGCGGCGCCGTCGCTCACGCAGGAACTGGGGTTGACCGCAGCGGTCATGGGCATCGTGTTTTCCGCGTTCTCCTGGACCTACGCCGCGGCGCAGATTCCCGGCGGCGTGTTTCTCGACCGTTTCGGCGCCCGGCTCACCTACTTCCTTTCCGTGGGCCTGTGGTCGGTCTTCACATTGCTGCAGGGACTTGCCACTGGCCTCGGTTCGCTGCTCGCGTTCCGGTTCGGACTGGGCGTCACCGAAGCACCGTGCTTCCCCACCAACAGCCGGGTGGTGAGCACCTGGTTTCCGCAGCACGAGCGGGCCAGGGCGACCGGCGTCTACACCGTAGGGGAGTATCTCGGACTGGCCTGTTTCAGCCCCCTGCTGTTCTGGCTGATGGGTCAATACGGATGGCGGTCGCTGTTCCTCGCCACCGGCGTGGCCGGCATCGTCTTCGCGTTCGTCTGGTGGTTCCGCTACCGCGAACCGCACGAGAGCCGCACGGTCAATCAGGCAGAGCTCGACTACATCGCGAAGGGCGGCGGTCTCATGGCCCCCGGCGCGGCGGCAGGCAGCGGTTTCTCGTGGGCTCGCGTGCGCGCGCTGCTGCGGCAGCGTCAGATCGTGGGGGCGTGCCTGGGCCAGTTCGGCGGCAACTCGACGCTGGTGTTCTTTCTCACCTGGTTCCCGACGTACCTGGCCACCGAGCGCCACATGGGTTGGATCAAGATCGGGTTCTTCGCGGTGATGCCCTTCCTCGCCGCGGCGGTGGGCGTGATGTTCGGCGGCTGGGTCTCAGACGCGCTGCTGCAGCGCACGGGGTCGGCCAATGTCGCGCGCAAGGCGCCCATCATCGCGGGGCTGCTGGGCGCATCGACGATCATCCTCGCCAACTACGCGCAGAGCGATACGCTGGTGATCGCCATCCTGTCCGTCGCGTTCTTCGCACAGGGCATGACGGGCCTGGGCTGGACGCTCATTTCGGACATCGCGCCCAAGAATCTCATGGGTCTCACGGGCGGCATCTTCAATTTCGCGGCGAACCTGGCGGGCATCGTCACGCCGCTGGTCATCGGCTTCATCGTCGCGGGCACCGGATCCTTCCACTTCGCCCTGGCGTATGTGGGCGCGGTGGCGCTGGTCGGTGCGTTGTCCTACATCTTCATCCTTGGCGACGTGAAGCGACTGGAAGTGGACTGA
- a CDS encoding shikimate dehydrogenase — translation MARPCNTRRRPTKSASCARHATRLLLSHRADRFRHPGFPFTRTARARRRRIPDAPRNRVVQLGAGGAGAAVAHAALTLGTQRLHLFDVTEDRAARLADDLSRRFGAGRALAGGDLAAAMSEADGLIHATPTGMANHPGLPLPVELLGPDLWVAEIVYFPLETALLKEAARIGCRTLHGGGMAVFQAVEAFRLFTGIVPDEKRMLDHFQRMIGT, via the coding sequence GTGGCCCGTCCGTGCAATACTCGCCGCCGTCCCACGAAGAGCGCTTCATGCGCCCGCCATGCAACCCGCCTCCTCCTATCTCATCGGGCTGATCGGTTCCGGCATCCAGGCTTCCCGTTCACCCGCACTGCACGAGCACGAAGGCGCCGCATCCCCGACGCGCCCCGGAACCGTGTCGTGCAGCTCGGTGCCGGCGGAGCAGGGGCGGCCGTGGCGCATGCGGCACTCACCCTGGGCACGCAGCGTCTGCACCTCTTCGATGTGACCGAAGATCGTGCCGCGCGCCTTGCGGATGACCTGTCCAGGCGCTTCGGAGCAGGCCGCGCCCTCGCCGGAGGCGACCTCGCTGCCGCGATGAGCGAGGCCGACGGGCTCATTCACGCCACACCGACCGGCATGGCCAACCACCCGGGTCTTCCGCTGCCGGTCGAACTGCTCGGACCGGATCTGTGGGTGGCGGAGATCGTCTATTTCCCGCTCGAGACGGCGCTGCTGAAAGAGGCGGCACGTATCGGCTGCCGCACACTGCACGGCGGCGGCATGGCGGTATTCCAGGCTGTCGAGGCCTTCCGTCTGTTCACCGGCATCGTGCCGGACGAGAAGAGAATGCTGGACCACTTTCAACGGATGATCGGAACCTGA
- a CDS encoding nuclear transport factor 2 family protein, which translates to MNTTAEARPPFPPFTRETAMQKVRMAEDAWNSRDPQRVSMAYTKDSAWRNRAEFPVGRQQIVEFLVRKWARELDYRLIKELWAFDGNRIAVRFAYEWRDDAGNWYRSYGNENWEFDEHGLMARRFASINDLPIRESDRLFRWPQGRRPDDHPGLSDLGL; encoded by the coding sequence ATGAACACGACAGCAGAGGCACGACCGCCGTTTCCCCCGTTCACGCGCGAGACGGCGATGCAGAAGGTGCGGATGGCGGAGGACGCGTGGAACAGCCGCGACCCGCAACGCGTGTCGATGGCATACACGAAGGACAGCGCGTGGCGCAACCGGGCCGAGTTCCCCGTCGGCCGGCAGCAGATCGTCGAATTCCTCGTGCGCAAGTGGGCACGCGAGCTGGACTACCGCCTCATCAAGGAACTGTGGGCCTTCGACGGCAACCGCATCGCCGTCCGGTTCGCGTACGAGTGGCGCGACGACGCCGGCAACTGGTACCGCTCGTATGGCAACGAGAACTGGGAGTTCGACGAGCATGGGCTGATGGCACGCCGCTTTGCCAGCATCAACGATCTGCCCATCCGCGAATCCGACCGGCTCTTCCGTTGGCCCCAGGGGCGGCGTCCCGACGATCATCCGGGGTTGTCCGATCTGGGGCTGTAA
- the msrB gene encoding peptide-methionine (R)-S-oxide reductase MsrB produces the protein MSGSDGLVRRIRRNARIRDRGSPSALRKSHSEWKSLLPPDRYAVLFEEDTERPHTSPLNQEKREGTFVCAACFLPLFDSNRKYESGTGWPSFWEPRTGAVGTKRDFKLVWPRTEYHCARCGGHQGHVFDDGPKPTGKRYCNNGLALQFVARGEPMPGLRT, from the coding sequence ATTTCTGGGTCTGATGGCCTTGTCCGCCGCATTCGGCGGAATGCTCGGATCCGTGACCGCGGCTCCCCCTCGGCTCTCAGGAAATCCCATTCCGAGTGGAAGTCCCTGCTTCCTCCCGACCGCTACGCCGTGCTGTTCGAGGAAGACACGGAGCGCCCCCACACCAGCCCGCTCAATCAGGAAAAGCGGGAAGGGACGTTCGTCTGCGCAGCCTGCTTCCTGCCCCTCTTCGACTCGAACCGCAAGTACGAGAGCGGCACCGGCTGGCCCAGCTTCTGGGAACCCAGGACCGGCGCCGTGGGCACGAAGCGCGACTTCAAGCTGGTATGGCCGCGCACCGAATACCACTGCGCGCGTTGCGGCGGACACCAGGGCCACGTGTTCGACGATGGGCCGAAGCCGACAGGCAAGCGCTATTGCAACAACGGGCTCGCCCTGCAGTTCGTGGCCAGGGGCGAGCCGATGCCGGGGCTGCGCACATGA